A single region of the Triticum dicoccoides isolate Atlit2015 ecotype Zavitan chromosome 2B, WEW_v2.0, whole genome shotgun sequence genome encodes:
- the LOC119364182 gene encoding uncharacterized protein LOC119364182, with amino-acid sequence MASCDGDFGLLGDDAHPAPQPSAQPAPPQQAQGFCFVEASAAGSGAGPFAPAREEGNHSSDRGKASHHTKRRRDRPEEFSDGGEYCSYISGGSGGGRKGRGGGVSSDYRKDREEWTDGAISSLLDAYMDRFEQLNRGNLRGRDWEDVAAAVTDGQGKSSGGKSVEQCKNKIDNLKKRYKVECQRIAGSASVSLWPWYKQMEQIMGNSPSPGTPKPPPATNDEKPRQQQQHSNKRYPSSGTGHATTMVPYSRSTPLSNPKWKRVLLKIGGTALAGEAPHNVDPKVIMLIAREVQVACRHGVEVAILMGGRNVFCADSWVAATGTDRASTHPIGMMAAVMNAVLLQASLEKIGVETRVQTALMMQEVAEPYIRRRAIRHLEKGRVVIFGGTGAGTGNPLFTTDTAAALRASEINADVVLKGVIGDDEYGCPPRSNGSAPFEHISFRELAARGTSKMDMTAITCCEENNIPVVIFNMLEPGNMSRAICGDQVGTLVDQSGRIT; translated from the exons ATGGCCTCCTGCGACGGCGACTTCGGCCTCCTCGGTGACGACGCCCACCCCGCTCCCCAGCCTTCCGCCCAGCCGGCCCCGCCGCAGCAGGCCCAGGGCTTCTGCTTCGTCGAAGCCTCGGCCGCGGGCTCCGGCGCCGGCCCCTTCGCGCCGGCCCGGGAGGAGGGCAACCACAGCTCCGACCGCGGGAAGGCGTCGCACCACACCAAGCGGCGGAGGGACCGCCCGGAGGAGTTCAGCGATGGGGGCGAGTACTGCTCCTAcatcagcggcggcagcggcggggggAGGAAGGGCCGTGGCGGCGGCGTCTCGTCGGACTACCGGAAGGATCGGGAGGAGTGGACGGACGGTGCCATCAGCAGCCTCCTCGACGCATACATGGACCGGTTCGAGCAGCTCAACCGAGGGAATCTCCGGGGGCGGGACTGGGAGGACGTCGCCGCTGCCGTGACCGACGGGCAAGGCAAGAGCAGCGGGGGCAAGAGCGTGGAGCAGTGTAAGAATAAGATCGACAACCTCAAGAAGCGGTACAAGGTAGAGTGCCAACGCATCGCCGGCTCCGCCTCGGTCAGCCTCTGGCCCTGGTACAAGCAGATGGAGCAGATTATGGGCAACTCCCCATCGCCCGGCACCCCCAAGCCGCCGCCGGCCACCAACGACGAGAAGCCGCGGCAACAGCAGCAGCACAGCAACAAGAG GTACCCTTCTTCCGGCACTGGCCACGCTACCACCATGGTTCCTTATTCCAGATCCACTCCTCTCTCGAATCCGAAATGGAAACGGGTACTTCTGAAGATTGGGGGCACTGCATTGGCTGGAGAAGCTCCTCATAATGTTGACCCTAAG GTGATCATGCTGATTGCCAGAGAAGTTCAAGTGGCATGCCGCCATGGTGTTGAG GTGGCTATTCTCATGGGAGGTCGGAATGTATTCTGCGCTGACTCTTGGGTTGCTGCCACAGGCACCGATAGAGCTTCAACACATCCGATTGG AATGATGGCAGCAGTGATGAATGCAGTATTGCTCCAAGCGTCACTAGAAAAAATAGGTGTGGAGACACGAGTCCAGACTGCACTGATGATGCAAGAGGTTGCAGAACCATACATAAGGCGGCGAGCTATACGCCATCTGGAAAAAGGAAGAGTTGTTATCTTTGGTGGAACTGGTGCTGGTACAGGAAATCCACTTTTTACAACAGATACAGCTGCTGCACTGAGAGCTTCTGAAA TCAATGCAGACGTTGTCCTTAAAGGTGTCATTGGAGATGATGAATATGGTTGTCCTCCTAGGAGCAACGGCAGTGCACCATTTGAGCACATCTCATTTAGGGAGTTGGCAGCAAGAGGAACCAGCAAAATGGACATGACAGCAATTACATGTTGTGAGGAGAACAATATTCCTG TTGTCATCTTTAACATGTTAGAGCCTGGTAACATGTCCAGAGCTATTTGTGGCGACCAAGTAGGTACGTTAGTTGACCAGTCAGGAAGGATAACTTAA
- the LOC119364183 gene encoding uncharacterized protein LOC119364183, with amino-acid sequence MPPHAPSFEKSCSSDRQRQEAGGQLLRGPGQRSASFHGRGAEQRHQLPKQRPKTQPDLLAGVRGRSFRAADGGEPLAELAVRRTPSKVLVNVTVQRSLWPLNVMASAEWSVADLVAAAVGIYVKEGRRPLLPSTDPATFSLHYSQFSLESLDPREKVMELGSRSFFLCPRSSSAAVQTSSSSCSSAGASGVRNAGEAPTSAGEPPAWLRYMPFWPTM; translated from the exons ATGCCTCCTCACGCGCCTTCCTTCGAGAAGAGCTGCTCCAGCGACCGGCAAAGGCAGGAGGCAGGAGGGCAGCTGCTGCGAGGCCCGGGGCAGCGGTCGGCGTCGTTCCACGGGCGCGGGGCGGAGCAGCGGCACCAGCTGCCAAAGCAGAGGCCCAAGACGCAGCCGGACCTGCTCGCCGGCGTTAGGGGCAGGAGCTTCCGCGCCGCCGACGGCGGCGAGCCGCTGGCGGAGCTGGCGGTCCGGAGGACGCCGAGCAAGGTGCTGGTGAACGTGACCGTGCAGAGGAGCCTGTGGCCGCTGAACGTCATGGCGTCGGCGGAGTGGAGCGTGGCGGACCTCGTGGCCGCCGCCGTGGGGATCTACGTCAAGGAGGGCAGGCGGCCCTTGCTGCCGTCGACCGACCCGGCGACCTTCAGCCTACACTACTCCCAGTTCAGCTTGGAAA GTTTGGACCCGAGGGAGAAGGTGATGGAGCTAGGGTCCCGGAGCTTCTTCCTGTGCCCCAGGTCCTCTTCGGCCGCCGTCCAGACCTCCTCATCTTCCTGCTCCTCCGCCGGCGCAAGCGGTGTCAGGAACGCCGGGGAGGCTCCTACGTCAGCAGGCGAACCGCCGGCCTGGCTCCGGTACATGCCGTTCTGGCCGACCATGTAG